The following coding sequences lie in one Komagataeibacter sucrofermentans DSM 15973 genomic window:
- the traA gene encoding Ti-type conjugative transfer relaxase TraA yields MAIYHLHAKVISRATGRSAVAAAAYRAASRLHDVRLDRDHDFSNKSGVVHSEILLPDGAPERFLDRATLWNEVEAIEKRKDAQLAREVEFSIPREMTQAQGIALARDFVREQFVERGMVADLNVHWDIGEDGQAKPHAHVMLSTRSVDENGFGAKERSWNDKELLLTWRERWASLANERLAELDLDVRIDHRSFAAQGIDLEPQNKIGPAGMRREERGEDAERVADHLEIARRNGERLLAEPHVALEALTRQQSTFTRQDLARFVDRQTVDAEQFTAVMVRVEACSELVALGKDGHGRERFSTRAMVGVEQRLEEASLAMGLSQGHAVPLAVRRAAMQHSGLGDEQALAVGEVTKSRDLSVVVGYAGTGKSTMLGVARAAWEEAGYRVRGAALSGIAAEGLEAGSGIESRTLASLERAWERGFDLLERGDVLVVDEAGMVGSRQMERVLSVAREAGAKVVLVGDPEQLQAIEAGGAFRAVAERVGSVEITTVRRQREGWQQAATKELATGRTEQALGRYEAAGLVRGHDTLEEARAGVIAGWNAARQAAPEESQIMLAHRRDDVRALNAAAREIRREAGELGDGVLVPTAQGERVFADGERVYFLRNDRALRVKNGTLGTVRGIEGSAEAGDLAMSVQLDGPGGAGTGRVVSVSVAEYDALDHGYAATIHKSQGVTVDRAHVLATGSMDRHGAYVALSRHRESVSVHWGRDDVGDRDGLVKQLSRERLKDTTLDYPHVRDQDAGFARRRGLHVPESEIVVEREKAASGPRQDRQAEGVPMPEPASAQQKRGMFDGLDLSVRPGRRTAEKDVSAGMDVGAGTEKSGEGHEAPVSRFAGLRLRRVRREMLPAILDGFVPGSDPLHQAVERYARAWVDVERMVRKELPVLACQKKALSEAGRDLERVRRGGVADLRAALKHQPEIRQALHGLEGPARARRLVAGLEHEARVRTSPELRAERFVKAWDGLSREQQGAALKELKRDVPLASLLREKSRELGIRKGSTLDHGLHPPQREHSLSRSRSRDRGWDMGM; encoded by the coding sequence AAGCGCAAGGATGCCCAGCTTGCCCGCGAGGTGGAGTTTTCAATCCCGCGCGAAATGACCCAGGCGCAGGGGATCGCGCTGGCACGGGATTTCGTGCGGGAGCAGTTCGTGGAACGCGGCATGGTGGCCGATCTCAATGTGCATTGGGATATTGGTGAGGACGGACAGGCGAAGCCCCATGCGCATGTGATGCTGTCCACGCGGTCCGTGGATGAGAACGGGTTTGGTGCAAAAGAGCGGTCGTGGAATGACAAAGAACTCCTGCTGACATGGCGGGAGCGATGGGCGTCACTTGCCAATGAACGGCTGGCCGAGCTGGACCTAGACGTGCGGATCGATCATCGGTCGTTCGCGGCCCAGGGGATCGACCTTGAGCCGCAGAACAAAATCGGTCCGGCCGGGATGCGCCGGGAAGAGCGGGGCGAGGATGCGGAACGGGTCGCTGATCATCTGGAGATCGCGCGACGCAATGGGGAAAGGTTGCTGGCCGAGCCGCATGTGGCGCTGGAGGCACTGACCCGGCAGCAGAGCACATTTACCCGGCAGGATCTGGCGCGGTTCGTGGACCGGCAGACGGTGGATGCTGAACAGTTTACGGCCGTCATGGTTCGGGTGGAGGCATGTTCGGAGCTGGTCGCGCTCGGGAAAGACGGGCACGGGCGGGAGCGGTTCTCCACGCGCGCGATGGTCGGGGTCGAGCAGCGTCTGGAAGAAGCGTCGCTCGCGATGGGGCTGTCCCAGGGGCATGCGGTGCCGCTGGCGGTGCGTCGGGCAGCGATGCAGCATTCTGGTCTTGGGGACGAGCAGGCGCTGGCGGTGGGCGAGGTCACGAAGTCCCGCGACCTGTCCGTGGTGGTCGGGTATGCCGGGACGGGGAAGAGCACCATGCTGGGTGTGGCCCGTGCGGCATGGGAAGAGGCCGGGTACCGGGTGCGCGGGGCGGCGCTGTCGGGGATTGCGGCGGAAGGGCTGGAAGCGGGGTCCGGGATTGAGAGCCGGACGCTGGCGTCTCTGGAGCGTGCGTGGGAACGTGGGTTCGACCTGCTGGAGCGCGGGGACGTGCTGGTGGTGGATGAGGCCGGCATGGTGGGGTCACGGCAGATGGAGCGGGTTCTGTCTGTCGCCCGCGAAGCCGGGGCCAAGGTGGTGCTGGTGGGTGATCCCGAGCAGTTGCAGGCGATCGAGGCGGGTGGTGCGTTCCGGGCGGTGGCCGAGCGGGTCGGGTCGGTGGAAATCACCACCGTACGCCGGCAGCGTGAAGGCTGGCAGCAGGCGGCTACGAAGGAGCTTGCGACCGGGCGGACAGAGCAAGCGCTGGGACGCTATGAGGCGGCTGGCCTGGTGCGCGGGCATGACACGCTGGAAGAGGCGCGGGCCGGGGTGATCGCGGGATGGAATGCTGCCCGTCAGGCTGCGCCAGAAGAAAGCCAGATCATGCTGGCGCACCGGCGTGATGATGTGCGGGCGCTGAATGCGGCGGCACGGGAGATCCGCAGGGAGGCAGGTGAGCTGGGTGACGGCGTGCTGGTGCCGACCGCCCAGGGCGAGCGGGTGTTCGCGGACGGGGAGCGGGTCTACTTCCTGCGCAATGACCGGGCGCTGAGGGTAAAGAACGGCACGCTGGGCACGGTGCGGGGCATCGAGGGATCGGCTGAGGCTGGGGATCTCGCAATGTCAGTGCAGCTCGACGGGCCGGGTGGTGCCGGGACTGGCCGGGTCGTGTCCGTGTCGGTGGCGGAGTATGACGCGCTGGATCATGGCTATGCGGCCACCATCCATAAATCGCAGGGTGTGACGGTGGATCGGGCGCATGTGCTGGCGACGGGGAGCATGGATCGGCACGGGGCCTATGTGGCGCTATCGCGGCATCGGGAGAGCGTGTCCGTCCATTGGGGCCGGGATGATGTGGGCGACCGGGACGGGCTGGTGAAGCAGCTGTCGCGCGAGCGGCTGAAGGATACCACGCTGGATTACCCGCATGTCCGGGATCAGGATGCCGGATTTGCGCGGCGGCGCGGGCTGCATGTCCCCGAGAGCGAGATCGTGGTGGAGCGTGAGAAGGCCGCCTCTGGCCCCCGGCAGGACAGGCAGGCCGAAGGTGTGCCTATGCCAGAGCCTGCGTCGGCACAGCAAAAACGCGGGATGTTCGATGGACTGGACCTGTCCGTGCGGCCGGGGCGTCGCACGGCGGAAAAAGACGTGTCGGCCGGGATGGATGTCGGGGCCGGAACAGAAAAGAGTGGGGAAGGGCATGAAGCGCCCGTCTCCCGCTTTGCGGGGTTGCGGCTGCGGCGTGTCCGGCGTGAGATGTTGCCCGCCATCCTGGACGGTTTTGTACCGGGGAGTGATCCTCTGCATCAGGCGGTGGAGCGGTATGCGCGGGCCTGGGTGGATGTGGAGCGCATGGTGCGCAAGGAACTGCCGGTACTGGCGTGTCAGAAGAAGGCGCTGTCTGAGGCCGGTCGGGATCTGGAGCGGGTCCGGCGTGGCGGGGTAGCAGATCTGCGGGCGGCGCTGAAACATCAGCCGGAGATCCGGCAGGCGTTGCATGGTCTGGAAGGTCCGGCGCGGGCGCGCAGGCTGGTTGCGGGGCTGGAGCATGAGGCGCGGGTGCGGACGAGTCCGGAGCTGCGGGCTGAGCGGTTCGTGAAGGCGTGGGACGGGCTGAGCCGGGAGCAGCAGGGTGCGGCGCTCAAGGAATTGAAGCGGGACGTGCCGCTTGCGTCCCTTCTGCGGGAGAAAAGCCGCGAGCTGGGGATCAGGAAGGGATCGACGCTCGATCACGGGTTGCATCCCCCTCAGCGGGAGCACTCCCTCTCACGCTCCAGGTCGCGGGATCGGGGCTGGGATATGGGGATGTAA